In the genome of Stomoxys calcitrans chromosome 4, idStoCalc2.1, whole genome shotgun sequence, the window CTCATCAGTGATATCCTCCTCCCCAAACATTGCTGAAAAAGAAATCTTATCTGAGGGGCAGGTGAAATGAAAATCGtccaaacaaaaacagaaacaaaTCTTATCATGGCGAACGACAACAACACTAGACCTGCGGTAATCGGAGACCCTTGCTTTGCCAGTCGAAATGCGAGATTATGACCAAACGAATGACCAATCGATGGAAAAGCATGATGGACAAAAGCCAGCAGATAACACAGTTGCAAATCCCTCGGGCTGAAAACCTTCACAGACAGTCACGTCTTGACGTTGTAGGCGATTAAACGTGTTGCGGGCAAATTGGCAAAGCGGCGGCGAGCGTAAAATGACGGAATACATTGTGATTTCTATGGGCCTTGCCGTGGGTAGCTTTGTGGgatttttccttttgatccTACTGTTGTTGCGTttgaattcgaaaaaaattttcggcatATATCCTCGCAAAGGATTATTTTATCACTTGAAATATGGAATAGCTTTGGTAGTGCTGAAGTATATGCGTAGCAAACTCTGTCATCGAAAAGAGGAGGAAATGGCAAGCCTGGAGCGACCTCAGGTTATGTCCGAACATCCCAAATCCTATGATGTAGTCTCGTTTATGGCAGCCAATGTAAAGGGAGAAAAGTTATTGGTCACCTTGGAAAGGCGTCGTCGTGGAATTATTAAGGCCTGCTTGTTTTTATGGCTGCCGGATTATGGTCGTTTAGCTTTTCCCAAGATGCCCGATATGTTCTATTTCACCACCAATGGCGAGGAAGAGAACACCGAGTTCAAAGGCAATGGTCTCCACATATATCCCAAAGAACCCATGAAATCCTGGTGCATTAAATATGAAGGAGCTCTGGAGCAAGTTCCGGAAAATAAACTCTTCCAAGTGAAATTGGATTTGGAATTTACCTCCACGGCCAAGCATTTTGATTATAATCGCGATCTTAGCTCCTCTTTGATTGCTGATGCCACTGCTAGAGAAGCCTGGAACGAGGCCTTTTATATAATGTGCATGAATGTGGATAAAATTCTGGATAATCGCACGCACTATGAGCAAGTGGGCAATTTAAAAGGTGACCTCATGGTTGAGGAGCGTGGACGGACTACGCTAAACATGAATTGCATACGTGATCATAGTTTTGGCACCGATCGTTGCCTTTCCACTATAAATCGTTACGTCTATTTCTCGCTCTTTCTGGAGGATGGCaccaccatggtggtgggcaatCTTTCGCAACCTTCGTTCTTTTTATCTTCCCTCAAAGTGGGCTATGTATGCACAAGCCAGGGCGAGTATGAGCCCATAACCAAATGCAATTTCGAGCTGTATTCCTATGGTGAAAAGGGTGTACCaccaaatcatcaaaattttgtggtGCACACTgcagaaatgaaatattttgtgcaAATTAAAGTTGAAGATTGTGCCATACGTTACATAGGAGGTAACTGGGAGTCCAAGGTCTACAATCAATTTTTTTCCTGCACTGTTAATGGTAAACAGGGACATGGTATAACGGAATATCTGTATCGCCACCATGGCGGCCGCCCTGAAGAGGTATGTGGTCAGGATCCCGAATGGTATCAACGAATTAGGAAATTTGAAAGAACCTTAAGCAAgtatgaggatgatgatgaagagttctttttctaagggaaataggcaaaatttgtttgtcttAGGTGTGGTTATAATTAAAATgaaactttcataaaaaaaaaattatttttaaaaatcttcAGTTATTTAGAAAGAAAACCAAACTTAGCCGATCTTGAAATATTGTTATATAAAAcaataactaaaaaaattaaagattgaacaaaatttaaaaaaaaatcatgtccatataaaatgaaataaaataaataaaaaataatacaaaaataaaatataaaaaaatcaaataaaaataaagtataaaacaaaataaaaaaaggtaaaataaaacaacctatatataaaaaaatccaacaaataaacaacaaaataaaacaaaaaataaaatataataaaatgaaataaaacaaaataaaaataaaataaaaaataaaacaaaaataaatataaaagaaaattgaataaaaataaacaataaagtataaaacaaagaaaaataaaataaaaccaagtaaaatgaattaaaataaaatattaaataaataaaaataaaacaaaataaaaaaatgtaaaataaaacaaactagataaaaaaatccaacaaataaacaataaaataaaacaaagtacaataaaaaaatatattaaaatgaaaacaaaataatataaaatatttattcctATTGTCGAAGGCGCAAATCGATAGCAACCGCAGTCGAAGGCGAATTTCACATTTCGTGGTATTCTGTAACTTATTTGCCTTCGACAGATTGATCATAGAAATATATTGTGGTAAAtaacaaaattatataaaaaaggcTCCATAATTATTCGATAAACAGGCATGATATACTTAAGAGTGCAATTAACTTATATTTCGATCGTTTTCGCCAAATTTGACAGCCGATTTTACCATACGTGATAACAGCTAtattgtcgaaaagcctaacacaagtcactgtgttaaatttcagcgaaatcggattataaatgtgccttttatggggccgagactttaaatcaagagggatgtcgaagggcctaacacaacactctgtcccaaatttcagccaactagaacaataaatgcgtcttttatgggtccaagcccttaaatcgagagatagctatatccaaatctgtatcgatctgagccaaattgcaaaaagatgtcgatgagcctaactcaactcactgtcccaaaattcgacgaaatcggccaataaatgcgccttttataggcccaacaccttaaatcgagagatcggtctatatggcagctttatccaaatctggacggttctgagccatattgcagatagGTGTCGagtggcctcacacaactcactgtcccaaattttggcaaaatcggataataaatgtggcttttatgcgtctaagaccttaaatcgagagatcggtctatatggaagctatatccaaatatggaccgatctgagccaaattgaagaaggaagttgactggcctaacacaactcactgtcccaaattttggcaaaatcggacagtaaatgcgccttttatgggtctaagaacttaaaacggcggttcggtctatatgggggctatatcgagatatagtccgatatagcgcatCTTCGGAATTAAACTGCCAATGGACAAAACAATactctatgcaaagtttcagctcaatatctttattttcaaagactgtagcgtgatttcaacattcagacaggcggacggacatgctagaccgtcttaaatttttacgacgatcaagaatatatatactttttatagggtcggaaatgccatttcatagggtcggaaataccattttgtaaaaatttcgaaatttgactACGACAACCGGAATAAGGGtgaataatttaaaacaaaatacgacgaaaccgcataactgtaatacgctttagtgaaaaattcCGCTTAAGTAAAACTTGGTGGAAAGAACCAATCATTTTTGGGTGTTATTCAATGCAACTGAACTCGCCTAAGTGAAAAATAGCTAAACCAAAAATACcgcttaaattaaaatatttttgcccCCCAAATTCTGTTTTTATATGAAACTGGCAACGCATAAATGAAAAAGTTATATCTATGAGAAATTATGTGCAATTAGAAAAATTCGCGtcataaaaaaaatcgtaaaaacctATTTTGACATTTTGTAAATAATTGTCTCTGACTTTTAAAGAGTTCTCCTGAACATTGCTCTTTTTCAACTTAGGTTATTTCATACGTTATTAGTATGTTGACATTCATTCAATTATGCTTATATCGCTTAACTGGCAGTTAATTTTACTTATCCGAACGACGCTTAACTGAAAACTACGGttaagtgaaataaaatttttgaattttatccggtttcgactgtattagaaaaagtaaattttattttaacccATTAATGATGAATGTGTAGAAAATACCTAAtaatagagctgtcttagaaaaatactagctcgagttaggaaagagataTACTAATGAAGTTTGGATTGGCAtaaagtggacgaatgaaattagttaaacaattttttttaaatgaatgaaattagttaaacaatttttttcccgTCATAGGGTTGCCTTATATATTTTGGTATTagggaacaaaaacaaatattcatcatcgaaaatcgctttattgttcttcaaaaaatattccccattaagatttatacacttttgcatgcgtttgaaccaattgtcgaggcacttttgccactctgactGAGGTATcttcaaaacatgcattctgaacgcatcaaacGCTTCTTCagttgtcgaaaaacgttgatgtctcattttattttaagtacgggaataaaaagaagtcatttggAGCCAAGTCAGGAccatacggcggatgactcatcaaatcgatgttttgagtgctcaaaaatgcaggtgtttgagccgatgtatgagagctcgcattgtcgtggtgaagagtgatccgtcttcggtgGATGGTTTTCCTGATTTATTGGAAGACAACCATTTGTTTGACCAGTTGTCTTTcaaaaatcaggaaaaccaaccgtcgaagacggatcactctccTTGCGAACTGTATCTTGAtttcaagaatacatggacagacagacggacgggcatagctaaatcgaattaggaagtgattctaatctGTATACTTAtggatgggtctatctcttatCCTTCTTAGGGTTGTTTGTTTGCAACCCTAAGAAGgagaagttataataccctgtaccacagtggtggtgtagggtataaaaactttttgtgtaaaaaaattaaaaatgctactacgtcaatatatatatatatatatatatatatatatatatatatatatatatatatatatatatatatatatatgattatACGAACTTTGATCAACATCggacaagggaatcgagggtcTGGAGTTAATGtattttaaaatcaaataaaactaaacttaagtaaaacttataaataaataataggaaaactaaataaataacAGATtataatgtaaaataaataattgcatagaaacataaaacataataaaataaagttatgagaacaaaataaaaataatattttaagtattatttatttataaaaatttattaaaaatttaaaaaatgcatGTGATACTTTCgacaaactttaaaataaagaataaTAACAATATTGAAAGTTACAAAGAAAATCTTCATTTAAAAGAATGTTATTgtataaacttttttaatttaaacaaagTAAATGTCAAAGATTACTGTACAACATGAAGGGACAAACGAACTGAATTTATTATAGATATTAGTAATATTTTATAGAGTTTATTTTTAGTCTGTTTAAATAATAagttatttattcaaaattaatataaataaaaaacaatattttgaaaaaaaaaattataatttttttttatcattccctttagttttgtcattgcctttataaaatatcaaaatatctATTTAAGTTGCTATTACACGACATGTGATTTACACATGTACATGATGTTACTTTCTAACAATACTGtaatcggcatgtattctcatatgtattgtacttttttatAGTCACATGTGTAAATGTATGTCCGATGAATAATAtaaatttccatgaacattccattaaagaatagAGGATACTTCTCCAATATCAACGTgtgcagtccaattaaagtttaagcttaagGGGTTTCCTTATTtatgccgattccgaacggcatgccgcatagcgacaccacttagtagtgcagttaaaaaatggaaatatgCCTCAAAAAGGTAGCCAGGCCAGCATTGGTAAGGGGATGAccatcgctgaacatttttctgatagtcACGCAAGGATTTGAACGCAGTCCTCTATGAATTAATGAAATAAGATTTTGCAATTCGAAAGAAATGCATATTTGTTCCAaaacatatttttcatattaaattttcgtACGTATCccacgatgtgtacaactttcagaaTTGTCATACATAACAATACATATCCATACAATACCACCCTTATGGactgtaaaattctaaggcgagatcggtttaaatcggttcgcacttgctgccatgggattggtttcCGCGGTATTTATGTTGAGCAGTCatatgctcttgatgttctaggAATTaggatacaatgtgatgtccgttggtcaaaattCGAAGATTCGAAagagcattcaagtgcttgggctttcttaagagATGAGAAAAGTATTTCACTTCCTCTGATATTCTCAATATTTATACCACCTATATCGGGCCTAACttagatggaatataactcccaATAcgaatgtggaatcgactttcggCAAATATTTTTCCCACTACATACGACTtccagaaatttaaaacaaatgtgaATAAACACTACTCTCTCTTTCCCCCTCTGACTCCTAATTTTCCATTTACCAACGCAATGCATAGGGGACATCTCCTGGTGctggttgccttttatatttcgggattggacaacccttgtgttgcaatctgccaactgtcagctctatcgtaaagcttgacatttttaaggttaaacgtactcagaacgttttgacatacgagcgctatttctGTTGGTTACAGTAACTTAAGATTCATCTCGCCTAAAAAAATggattaaatcgtgaacattttcgtgcgaatatttttttacaactttcgatgtggattaggttaggttgaaaagagggtgcagatattaatccagcTCATGacactacggacatacacctaagccagtaatcggtttgtagtgcgctctaaataaaaaatagtaacctcgaaaaagaaaatctaggtTATGTACAAaatatggtcagtaaaaaatatttaattgttttccatgccattcccctaagttggttcatgtctggtacagtatccccacctaagtgccgctatctgttagacgcgaaagcctggcaatgacaaaaaaaatgctccaacgtctcatcatcttccctgcctgccctacataagtgagctcgtactcctatgtgtcccgtcataataccaatagctatactgaactctttcttacttcctttcagttatagcataaatttccatgaacattccctggAAATTTATGCTATAAATTTCACAATATGtaaccccccataggatttcatTCACAATCtgtatccccccataggattttcaccgtcctactgaccgtttcgatgttccacagggttgcatgcgcatccgTCACCCAcccgtcgactcgaaaggcttcggatgaaccaagtttattgaagtcctctggccttcaccgccaaatcgtctgccattttattcccccttactctgtaatcgcccagcacccaaacgatgcggattttaccatcctgagagaaggcgttaatctccttcttacactgcaagtgtGTACGTGACCTTACCGACCTGGtttttattacccttatggcCATGTTaatgttcgtaaagatgttcacactcgatgtccttgcgttagcatTACACCAGtacctgagttctcaatgtaaacccccaggcccactctgtcctctagctttgatccatccgtgtaacatgatcttccagatggcaattctaggattccgtcaatccaagactgtgacgctggcagcagtgccttgcagtcgccctcaaggttcatctcaggtaaccgatcggaaacctcttccctttcttccaggtttccaatcgtcgcctcgattgtacTGCGATGGTATGGACTGCTCccgtcctcaatccattctcccattgccttaagtttcatagccgctgtggctgcctcacattttaatctgtatgtcaatgggtcggatatctagaatagtctccagtgtcctagtgggcgtggtcctcatcgctccgtctttgccaagacaacatgttctctgaacctgttctctgaacctgttatatggtccttatgttgcatttttctccatagcagtccaccaaactactgaggcgtaagtaagtattgatctaatcacgcgaGGGAACaatcctcagattcaggccccatttcgagcctacggcccgtctacatagtgacaAACAGCTatgaaccttctcagtacgctcctgaatgtgacacttccaatacagtttcctgtccaagacaacaccaagtatttgacctagtcagatatcgaaatcgtcttattaaaGAAACGTGGTGTTTTAAATTagcccactttcgtcttccttgtgaataggcatatttcagtcttctatggGCTAACATTGACACCcctggatctagcccagtcatatgccacttgcaagaccctttcggcccttatatatacattcaatattgcatgaacatttgaccgtcaaaaaaaattgttcgcgttggatcccacactaTTAGTCAATCGCTCAAAAGGGGCTCGTGTCggttggtcgaaagaaatgctctaaAAATACGaccgcggtgcttcgaaacaagTCTATGATATTGtaacaggtgatgaatcgtggatttagtgtatgagcccgaaagtatacagcagtcgactgtaagGGTGTTCAGGGGGTCAGCAGTCGACTGTAAGGGTGTTTCAAAATGagtcaaatccaacaaaagttgctcgcgctcGAACACTTCCAAGGAAATGATCACctgttttttgggaaaaattggaCATGttgcaatcgtaccactagtaAAACGCAGAACAGTCTGagttctgagtggtacacaaccatttgtttgtagcacccTTCATAAGTTCCAAGATAAGCTAAGTATACAGGacttatcttgatatagcccccatatagaccgatcggtagAAATTTCGAGTCACCCGCAACAGCTACAATGGGATATTTGTAATACGGTTCCTCCCGTCCATTCCTTACCCGACCTTACCCGACCTTATCCAACTTCCTTATGACCCGACCTTATCCTACTTAAATCCATTCCTCCATAGTCTTTAGTCTCTCAGTCACGTGTGGGGCCTTATGTCCGACATGTCCGCTTTTTCCGAAAAACTgaacatgtcgcaatcgtacaaatcgaacaacgcagaacagtcaattctgagtggtatgcaaccatttgtttgcaacaccctttataagttccaagatgggctaAGTATACAGGacttatcttgatataacccccatatagaccgatctaacgatCAATTTCGAGTCATCCGCAACAGCTTCAATGGGATATTTGTAATACGGTCCCTCTAGTCCGTTACATACCCGACCTTATCCAACTTCCTTATGACCCGACCATACCCTACTTAAATCCATTCCTTCATAGTCTCTAGTCTCTTAGTCACGTGTGGGGCCTTatactttataaaaaaaaaatcggaatcTTCTAGACAATAATGGACTTCACCTTCACTAGTTCGTCAACTTTTATCATATTGTTTATGTTAAATATTAATATTTCTATTTATAAAATAGAATTATTATTGTTGACGCAATCAAAAAAAATGTCTAAGTATGTCACGAAAACaatgataaaaattttgcaaatcatCACCTAAGGTATTAGATCTAGTGAAAACAATTTCTTGGTGCTAGCATAAAAAATATACCCCTAATGGTACTGATCTAttgtaaaaaatgc includes:
- the LOC106093388 gene encoding uncharacterized protein LOC106093388, encoding MTEYIVISMGLAVGSFVGFFLLILLLLRLNSKKIFGIYPRKGLFYHLKYGIALVVLKYMRSKLCHRKEEEMASLERPQVMSEHPKSYDVVSFMAANVKGEKLLVTLERRRRGIIKACLFLWLPDYGRLAFPKMPDMFYFTTNGEEENTEFKGNGLHIYPKEPMKSWCIKYEGALEQVPENKLFQVKLDLEFTSTAKHFDYNRDLSSSLIADATAREAWNEAFYIMCMNVDKILDNRTHYEQVGNLKGDLMVEERGRTTLNMNCIRDHSFGTDRCLSTINRYVYFSLFLEDGTTMVVGNLSQPSFFLSSLKVGYVCTSQGEYEPITKCNFELYSYGEKGVPPNHQNFVVHTAEMKYFVQIKVEDCAIRYIGGNWESKVYNQFFSCTVNGKQGHGITEYLYRHHGGRPEEVCGQDPEWYQRIRKFERTLSKYEDDDEEFFF